A section of the Pseudanabaena mucicola str. Chao 1806 genome encodes:
- a CDS encoding serine/threonine-protein kinase: protein MIAKATSQFSKYRILGLVGRGQFGKVLCASMRDMGKLVALKELENKRFSTSKLLRELRFLLTLQHENIVSCMALVHHQNYRYLVMDYCEGGTLRDLMNYPKALSIQQSFDLVNDILLGLEHIHEANIIHCDIKPENVLLKITAKGWQAKISDFGIARLSQEISLDGSNTGSPSYMAPERFYGQFSVGSDLYAVGIILYELVVGKRPFSGMPTELMNAHLNQRVIVPDNLPKSIQNVIARSLEKLPKRRYTSAQEMRLDLLATISSEDFNTINFGQTKVAADVDNCVTILFAQKAAYFNQKDMPKKIVSLVGTGKSRFYSTSELHLHWHSLSLDQEEQIAKSEQQIEEIIFAKKSLFAVTKRSLYQFVQGKPKSLYQSSQPFKWTISPNGDWFAVSTGKQLEIRNIVYGRAMRLEFVTRELSCIIAFDQHHLVAIANKLETSESRALVISRRCNIMYRLALPIPIETGIATFTSDRIMLLEAGNRHNLYLLDLKPYRLVRIPLEYEVILMTATLWGYAITANYNGYQTILMLLDLRGNNISNLIVDGEITAIAPVDINLLAIGTSDISGYKIYVIDLKKLDVDLVF from the coding sequence ATGATTGCAAAAGCTACTTCGCAATTCTCTAAATATCGTATTTTAGGCTTAGTTGGCAGAGGTCAATTTGGCAAAGTTTTATGTGCAAGTATGCGAGACATGGGCAAATTGGTTGCACTCAAAGAACTTGAAAACAAGAGATTTTCTACAAGTAAGCTTCTTAGAGAACTGCGTTTTTTATTGACTCTACAGCATGAAAATATCGTCTCTTGTATGGCGCTAGTTCATCACCAAAATTATCGTTATTTGGTGATGGACTATTGCGAGGGTGGCACATTACGAGACTTGATGAACTATCCCAAAGCTTTATCAATCCAGCAAAGTTTTGATTTGGTAAATGATATTTTACTGGGACTAGAACATATCCATGAAGCGAATATCATTCATTGCGATATCAAACCTGAAAATGTGTTGCTGAAAATCACAGCTAAGGGTTGGCAAGCGAAGATCTCAGATTTTGGGATAGCTCGTCTCAGTCAAGAAATTAGTTTGGATGGAAGTAATACAGGTTCCCCTAGTTACATGGCTCCTGAACGTTTTTATGGACAATTTTCGGTAGGGTCAGATCTGTATGCTGTGGGGATTATTTTGTATGAATTAGTAGTGGGTAAGCGACCTTTTTCAGGGATGCCCACAGAGTTGATGAATGCTCATTTAAATCAGAGGGTAATTGTGCCCGATAATTTGCCCAAATCAATCCAAAATGTAATTGCGCGATCGCTGGAAAAGTTACCAAAACGTCGCTATACCTCAGCGCAAGAGATGCGTTTAGATTTATTAGCTACTATTAGTTCTGAAGATTTCAACACAATTAATTTTGGTCAGACTAAGGTAGCTGCTGATGTCGACAACTGTGTAACTATTCTTTTTGCTCAGAAGGCAGCTTATTTCAATCAAAAAGATATGCCTAAAAAAATTGTGAGTCTAGTGGGTACTGGGAAATCACGGTTTTATAGTACGTCAGAACTGCATTTACATTGGCATAGTTTATCCCTCGATCAAGAAGAACAAATTGCCAAGTCTGAGCAACAAATTGAGGAAATTATCTTTGCAAAAAAGTCTTTATTTGCTGTGACTAAGCGATCGCTTTATCAATTTGTACAGGGAAAACCCAAATCTTTATATCAATCTTCTCAACCTTTTAAATGGACAATTTCCCCAAATGGCGATTGGTTTGCAGTCTCTACAGGAAAACAACTCGAAATTAGAAATATTGTTTATGGGCGTGCGATGCGCCTAGAGTTTGTGACAAGGGAATTAAGCTGCATTATTGCCTTTGATCAACATCATTTAGTAGCGATCGCCAATAAGCTAGAAACAAGTGAGAGTAGGGCGCTCGTCATTTCTCGTCGTTGCAATATTATGTATCGGCTAGCTTTGCCAATACCGATTGAGACTGGGATTGCCACCTTTACAAGCGATCGCATCATGTTATTAGAAGCAGGCAATCGCCACAATCTATATTTACTCGATCTCAAACCCTATCGCTTAGTGCGAATACCACTAGAGTATGAAGTCATCTTAATGACTGCAACACTTTGGGGTTATGCAATTACAGCTAATTACAATGGCTATCAAACAATTTTAATGTTATTAGATTTACGTGGTAATAACATTAGTAACTTAATTGTTGATGGTGAAATTACAGCGATCGCCCCAGTTGATATTAATTTATTAGCGATCGGTACTTCAGATATATCAGGCTACAAAATCTATGTTATTGATCTAAAAAAATTGGATGTAGATTTAGTTTTTTAA